One Kineosporia sp. NBRC 101731 genomic region harbors:
- a CDS encoding bifunctional aldolase/short-chain dehydrogenase, whose protein sequence is MTNETVAALIARSNRLGADPKNTNYAGGNTSAKGTEIDPVTGRPVELVWVKGSGGDLGTLTEKGLAALRLDRMLALVNVYPGIEREDEMVAAFDYCLHGKGGAAPSIDTAMHGLVDAAHVDHLHPDSGIAIATAADGEALTKQVFGDKVVWVPWRRPGFQLGLDIAEIKKANPQAIGTILGGHGITAWGDTSEESEKNSLWIIETAAAYIAANGSEKPFGEVRAGYEALPAERRRAKAARLAATVRGLASRDKRMVGHFTDADVVLDFLASESAPELAALGTSCPDHFLRTKVKPLILDLPATASVEESIARLKELHEEYRADYTAYYEKHATADSPAIRGADPLIVLIPGVGMFSYGANKQTARVAGEFYINAINVMRGAQSLSTYSPISDAEKFRIEYWALEEAKLQRMPKPKPHAGRIAFVTGAASGIGKAIAQRLAAEGACVVVADLDLEKARAAAAEIGTSDVAIGVAANVADGAAVQKAVDEALLAFGGLDLVVNNAGLSLSKPLLETTEADWDLQHDVMAKGSFLVSKAAAKALIEQGLGGDIIYISSKNSVFAGPNNIAYSATKADQAHQVRLLAVELGAYGVRVNGVNPDGVVRGSGIFASGWGANRAATYGVKEEDLGQFYANRTILKREVLPEHVADAVFVLTGDELSRTTGLHVPVDSGVAAAFLR, encoded by the coding sequence ATGACGAACGAGACCGTCGCCGCGCTGATCGCCCGTAGCAACCGCCTCGGCGCCGACCCGAAGAACACCAACTACGCCGGGGGCAACACCTCGGCGAAGGGCACCGAGATCGACCCGGTCACCGGCCGGCCCGTGGAGCTGGTCTGGGTCAAGGGCTCGGGTGGCGACCTGGGCACCCTGACCGAGAAGGGCCTGGCCGCCCTTCGCCTGGACCGCATGCTCGCCCTGGTGAACGTCTACCCGGGCATCGAGCGGGAGGACGAGATGGTCGCCGCGTTCGACTACTGCCTGCACGGCAAGGGGGGCGCGGCGCCGAGCATCGACACCGCCATGCACGGGCTGGTCGACGCCGCCCACGTCGACCACCTGCACCCCGACAGCGGCATCGCGATCGCGACCGCCGCCGACGGTGAGGCGCTGACCAAGCAGGTCTTCGGCGACAAGGTGGTGTGGGTCCCCTGGCGCCGTCCGGGTTTCCAGCTCGGCCTGGACATCGCCGAGATCAAGAAGGCCAACCCGCAGGCCATCGGCACCATCCTGGGCGGCCACGGCATCACGGCGTGGGGTGACACCAGCGAGGAGTCCGAGAAGAACTCGCTGTGGATCATCGAGACCGCGGCCGCCTACATCGCGGCCAACGGTTCGGAAAAGCCTTTCGGCGAGGTGCGCGCCGGCTACGAGGCCCTGCCCGCCGAAAGGCGCCGGGCCAAGGCCGCTCGATTGGCCGCCACCGTGCGGGGGCTGGCCAGCCGGGACAAGCGGATGGTCGGCCACTTCACCGACGCCGACGTGGTGCTCGATTTCCTGGCCAGCGAAAGCGCGCCCGAACTGGCCGCTCTGGGCACCAGCTGCCCCGACCACTTCCTGCGCACCAAGGTCAAGCCGCTGATCCTCGACCTGCCGGCCACGGCGAGTGTCGAGGAGAGCATCGCCCGGCTCAAGGAACTGCACGAGGAGTACCGGGCGGACTACACCGCCTACTACGAGAAGCACGCCACCGCCGACAGCCCGGCCATCCGCGGCGCCGACCCGCTGATCGTGCTGATCCCGGGTGTGGGCATGTTCAGCTACGGCGCGAACAAGCAGACCGCGCGCGTCGCCGGTGAGTTCTACATCAACGCGATCAACGTGATGCGGGGCGCGCAGTCGCTCTCCACGTACTCCCCCATCTCGGACGCGGAGAAGTTCCGCATCGAGTACTGGGCCCTGGAAGAGGCCAAGCTCCAGCGCATGCCGAAGCCGAAGCCGCACGCCGGGCGCATCGCGTTCGTCACCGGAGCGGCCTCGGGCATCGGCAAGGCGATCGCCCAGCGCCTGGCCGCCGAGGGTGCCTGTGTCGTGGTGGCCGACCTGGATCTGGAGAAGGCCCGGGCCGCGGCGGCCGAGATCGGCACCAGTGACGTGGCGATCGGGGTCGCGGCGAACGTGGCCGACGGTGCGGCCGTCCAGAAGGCGGTGGACGAGGCGCTGCTCGCGTTCGGCGGTCTCGACCTGGTGGTCAACAACGCCGGGCTGTCGCTCAGCAAGCCGCTGCTGGAGACCACCGAGGCCGACTGGGACCTGCAGCACGACGTGATGGCCAAGGGCTCCTTCCTGGTCTCCAAGGCCGCGGCCAAGGCGCTCATCGAGCAGGGCCTGGGCGGCGACATCATCTACATCTCCTCCAAGAACAGTGTTTTCGCCGGCCCGAACAACATCGCCTACTCCGCCACCAAGGCTGACCAGGCCCACCAGGTGCGGCTGCTCGCGGTAGAGCTCGGCGCCTACGGGGTGCGGGTGAACGGCGTGAACCCCGACGGGGTGGTGCGGGGTTCGGGCATCTTCGCCTCCGGCTGGGGCGCCAACCGCGCCGCCACGTACGGGGTCAAGGAAGAGGATCTCGGCCAGTTCTACGCCAACCGCACGATCCTCAAGCGCGAGGTCCTGCCCGAGCACGTCGCCGACGCGGTGTTCGTGCTGACCGGTGACGAGCTCAGCCGCACCACCGGGCTGCACGTACCCGTCGACAGCGGTGTCGCGGCGGCCTTCCTGCGATGA
- a CDS encoding rhamnulokinase family protein: MTNNSPGRALAQSPATVAAVDLGATSGRVILGSFADGGLQMRHVARFPNDPVSFGGGLHWNVVELYRQVLSGLGTAERQAPGEIVSVGIDSWAVDYGLLRGGELLGVPFHYRDARTAAGVASVHEQFDAAELYRRNGLQHLPFNTVFQLACEGFLDVAETVLLIPDLLTYWLTGTQVAERTNASTTGLLDPRTGRWDLALAADLGFSSSLFPRLVDAGTGVGSLGTEAAGVVGRALPVVTVGSHDTASAVVAVPNTGRDFAYISCGTWGLVGLELDGPVFGDAAREANFTNEGGVDGRIRFLHNVMGLWLLSESVRSWDRAANSSQRSSTLEQLLAEATSVPSPAEVFAVDDPRFMAPGDIPARIAAWYTEHDLPAPRTPAEFTRAIIESLAQAFADTVLAAVKIAGHPVDVIHIVGGGAQNRLLCQATADRSGLPVLAGPVEATAVGNILVQGRTAGLVEGDLAQMRDLVARAFTPVRYTPRP; the protein is encoded by the coding sequence ATGACGAACAACTCGCCCGGCCGGGCTCTCGCGCAGAGCCCGGCCACCGTGGCCGCCGTCGACCTGGGCGCCACCAGCGGCCGGGTGATCCTCGGATCGTTCGCCGACGGCGGCCTGCAGATGCGCCATGTCGCCCGTTTCCCCAACGACCCGGTGAGTTTCGGTGGCGGCCTGCACTGGAACGTGGTGGAGCTGTACCGGCAGGTCCTGTCCGGACTGGGCACCGCCGAACGTCAGGCCCCCGGGGAGATCGTCAGCGTCGGTATCGATTCCTGGGCCGTGGACTACGGCCTGCTGCGGGGCGGCGAGCTGCTCGGCGTCCCGTTCCACTACCGGGACGCCCGCACGGCGGCCGGGGTGGCCTCGGTGCACGAGCAGTTCGACGCCGCGGAGCTGTACCGCCGCAACGGGCTCCAGCACCTTCCGTTCAACACCGTGTTCCAGCTGGCCTGCGAGGGTTTCCTGGACGTGGCCGAGACCGTGCTGCTGATCCCCGACCTGCTGACCTACTGGCTGACCGGCACGCAGGTGGCCGAGCGCACCAATGCCTCCACCACCGGCCTCCTCGACCCGCGCACGGGTCGGTGGGACCTGGCTCTGGCCGCCGACCTGGGCTTTTCGTCGTCCTTGTTCCCCCGGCTGGTGGACGCGGGAACAGGCGTCGGTTCCCTCGGCACCGAGGCGGCGGGCGTGGTCGGGCGGGCCCTTCCGGTGGTCACCGTCGGCTCGCACGACACCGCCTCGGCGGTGGTGGCCGTGCCCAACACCGGGCGCGACTTCGCCTACATCTCCTGCGGCACCTGGGGTCTGGTCGGGCTGGAGCTCGACGGGCCGGTGTTCGGCGACGCCGCCCGGGAGGCCAACTTCACCAACGAGGGCGGTGTCGACGGCCGGATCCGTTTCCTGCACAACGTGATGGGTCTGTGGCTGCTGTCGGAGTCGGTGCGCTCGTGGGACCGGGCCGCCAACAGCAGCCAGCGCTCCAGCACCCTGGAGCAGTTGCTCGCCGAGGCCACTTCGGTGCCTTCGCCGGCCGAGGTCTTCGCCGTGGACGACCCCCGCTTCATGGCGCCGGGCGACATCCCGGCCCGGATCGCGGCCTGGTACACCGAACACGACCTGCCCGCGCCCCGGACCCCGGCCGAGTTCACCCGGGCGATCATCGAGAGCCTGGCCCAGGCCTTCGCCGACACCGTGCTGGCCGCCGTGAAGATCGCCGGTCACCCGGTCGACGTGATCCACATCGTCGGTGGGGGCGCCCAGAACCGGTTGCTGTGCCAGGCCACCGCCGACCGCAGCGGGCTGCCCGTGCTGGCCGGGCCGGTCGAGGCCACCGCCGTCGGTAACATCCTCGTGCAGGGGCGCACCGCGGGCCTGGTCGAGGGTGATCTCGCCCAGATGCGCGACCTGGTCGCCCGGGCCTTCACGCCGGTCCGCTACACGCCCCGCCCCTGA
- a CDS encoding alpha-hydroxy acid oxidase yields the protein MVQRQFPKPAEVFELLQFKKPEFNGRKRRLDKALTIYDLRDIAKRRTPRAAFDYTDGAAEGELSLQRARQAFEDVEFHPSVLRDVAQVDTSTTVFGGTSALPFGIAPTGFTRLMQTEGEIAGAGAAAAAGIPFCLSTLGTTSIEDVKATNPAGRNWFQLYVMKQREISYALVERAAASGFDTLFFTVDTPVAGARLRDKRNGFSIPPQISAGTILNAIPRPWWWYDFLTTPKLEFASLSATGGTVGELLDFAMDPTISYEDLRIIREMWPGKIAIKGVQNLEDSRKLASLGVDGIVLSNHGGRQLDRAPIPFHLLPEVVREVGQDVEVVVDTGIMNGADIVASIALGAKFTLIGRAYLYGLMAGGRQGVDKTVEILSDQIVRTMKLLGAHSLEELTPQHVTQLERLGPIRRS from the coding sequence GTGGTGCAACGCCAGTTCCCCAAGCCCGCCGAGGTCTTCGAGCTCCTGCAGTTCAAGAAGCCCGAGTTCAACGGCCGCAAGCGCCGGCTGGACAAGGCGCTGACGATCTACGACCTGCGCGACATCGCCAAGCGCCGCACTCCGCGCGCGGCGTTCGACTACACCGACGGCGCCGCCGAGGGTGAGCTCTCGCTCCAGCGCGCCCGGCAGGCCTTCGAAGACGTCGAGTTCCACCCCTCGGTGCTGCGCGACGTCGCCCAGGTCGACACCTCCACCACGGTCTTCGGCGGCACCTCGGCCCTGCCCTTCGGCATCGCCCCGACCGGTTTCACCCGGCTGATGCAGACCGAGGGCGAGATCGCCGGGGCCGGGGCCGCGGCGGCCGCCGGCATCCCGTTCTGCCTGTCCACGCTGGGCACCACGTCGATCGAAGACGTGAAGGCCACGAACCCGGCCGGCCGCAACTGGTTCCAGCTCTACGTGATGAAGCAGCGCGAGATCTCCTACGCCCTGGTGGAACGCGCCGCCGCCAGCGGCTTCGACACGCTGTTCTTCACCGTCGACACCCCTGTGGCCGGAGCCCGGCTGCGCGACAAGCGCAACGGCTTCTCCATCCCGCCGCAGATCAGCGCGGGCACGATCCTCAACGCGATCCCGCGGCCCTGGTGGTGGTACGACTTCCTGACCACGCCCAAGCTGGAGTTCGCCTCGCTGTCCGCCACCGGCGGCACGGTCGGTGAACTGCTGGACTTCGCGATGGACCCCACCATCAGCTACGAGGACCTGCGCATAATCCGCGAGATGTGGCCCGGCAAGATCGCGATCAAGGGCGTGCAGAACCTCGAGGACTCACGCAAGCTCGCCTCCCTCGGTGTCGACGGGATCGTGCTGTCCAACCACGGCGGCCGCCAGCTCGACCGCGCCCCCATCCCCTTCCACCTGCTTCCGGAGGTGGTGCGCGAGGTGGGCCAGGACGTCGAGGTGGTGGTCGACACCGGCATCATGAACGGCGCCGACATCGTCGCCTCGATCGCCCTGGGCGCGAAGTTCACCCTGATCGGCCGCGCCTACCTCTACGGCCTGATGGCCGGCGGGCGCCAGGGTGTGGACAAGACCGTCGAGATCCTCTCCGACCAGATCGTCCGCACCATGAAACTGCTGGGCGCCCACTCCCTGGAAGAACTCACCCCGCAACACGTCACCCAGCTGGAGCGCCTGGGCCCCATCCGCCGCAGCTGA
- a CDS encoding TetR/AcrR family transcriptional regulator, with translation MSGAVRRSPARERLLLAASEVFYREGLRAVGVDRVIERAGITRATFYRHFPSKESLVVAYLRGLDTAVREAVGPVPDDAEGARQWVRQFTRGIGRELCGPGFRGCPFINAAAEYPAADHPVRLAVAEHRTWLEASVTTALRRAGHPDPVQGARRWLAQRDGAMVAGYLSGGEAAAATLNSAVDDLVVSR, from the coding sequence GTGAGTGGAGCTGTGCGGAGGTCACCGGCTCGGGAGCGCCTGCTGCTGGCGGCCAGCGAGGTCTTCTACCGCGAAGGGCTGCGCGCGGTCGGGGTCGACCGGGTCATCGAGCGCGCCGGCATCACCCGGGCTACGTTCTACCGCCACTTCCCGTCGAAGGAGTCGCTGGTCGTGGCGTATCTGCGGGGCCTGGACACGGCGGTGCGCGAGGCCGTCGGACCGGTGCCGGACGATGCCGAGGGCGCTCGCCAGTGGGTCCGGCAATTCACTCGCGGCATTGGAAGAGAGCTGTGCGGCCCGGGTTTTCGCGGCTGCCCGTTCATCAACGCAGCCGCCGAGTACCCGGCCGCGGACCATCCGGTGCGGCTCGCGGTGGCCGAGCACCGCACCTGGCTGGAAGCGAGCGTGACCACGGCCCTGCGCCGGGCCGGTCACCCCGACCCGGTGCAGGGTGCCCGCCGCTGGCTGGCCCAGCGCGACGGGGCGATGGTGGCGGGCTACCTGTCCGGGGGAGAGGCCGCCGCCGCGACCTTGAATTCAGCAGTGGACGATCTGGTCGTCAGCCGCTGA
- a CDS encoding organic hydroperoxide resistance protein, with protein MPSIYTAVATASGDGRNGHALSSDGILDLELATPKEMGGAGGATNPEQLFAAGYAACFHSALKMVARGRKIELTDSSVTAEVGIGPTADNTGFALEVTLRVEIGQIDQATADELVEAAHGVCPYSNATRGNVPVTLETTVG; from the coding sequence GTGCCCAGCATCTACACCGCCGTCGCCACCGCCTCCGGCGACGGCCGTAACGGCCACGCCCTCTCCTCCGACGGCATCCTCGATCTCGAGCTGGCCACCCCGAAGGAGATGGGTGGCGCCGGCGGCGCGACCAACCCCGAGCAGCTCTTCGCCGCCGGCTACGCGGCCTGCTTCCACAGCGCCCTGAAAATGGTGGCCCGGGGGCGCAAGATCGAGCTCACCGACTCGTCCGTGACCGCCGAGGTCGGCATCGGCCCGACCGCCGACAACACCGGTTTCGCCCTCGAGGTCACCCTGCGCGTCGAGATCGGCCAGATCGACCAGGCCACGGCCGACGAGCTGGTCGAGGCCGCCCACGGTGTGTGCCCCTACTCCAACGCCACCCGCGGCAACGTCCCGGTCACCCTCGAGACCACGGTCGGCTGA